A genomic region of Melanotaenia boesemani isolate fMelBoe1 chromosome 13, fMelBoe1.pri, whole genome shotgun sequence contains the following coding sequences:
- the myt1b gene encoding myelin transcription factor 1 isoform X4, with protein sequence MKLCRTFLENEFRGELVNQRWTRGERTSSRCQASQRLQSRRPIMMSVEGDDKRTRTRSKGIRVPIELVGQELSCPTPGCNGSGHISGRYSRHRSLLGCPIARKRRLEEAEAEQEQEQEPERPASKRKSHPLKLALDEGFSAESDASSEAEGDKDGEKAEEAKGTAKEEEEKDAGVEEEEYLTQDGQTNGQEEEAEQKDEEEPRQKGGKEEECVMVESELEPASPAAEESPSQSTEEVANSLLHLGRVSNSITGSMATQPTVAMETEDVGVAAEQGEGVEDEQEGGRSEGEQEVAHRVQVLEESSVLQREAADVEDEQQEHEDCSNHESPEYQAHGIRHGHIKCEEDVEEIIVSVQQRQEDEEDEEEHRGHALSISDVPTAVRTITSTAAAQGTHIKTEDHRASPLEDHNSHQTSPVQNHNTNRASPLDRYDTHKPSSLQNYKTSPSLSYSSHRASPFEDYFPMPRGDNYNIHKASSSASPDIIEVRSDKSEERELDMDMDGDMERDDEDSLSQRSTDVTDESEMFDMTRGNLGLLEQAIALKAEQVKPAGPREFLRAPDIHHQRYFTIEDRPKHLDVLRKSYFSKESTLPEKREIKCPTPGCDGTGHVTGLYPHHRSLSGCPHKDRIPPEILAMHENVLKCPTPGCTGQGHVNSNRNTHRSLSGCPIAAAEKLSKSHDKQHLAQPGGEHLKGSPNDRVLSSILTSSPPPPCRPMCFVKQLEVPQYGSYKPNMAPSTPRANLAKELEKYSKVSFDYASFDAQVFGKRMLAPKMTTSETSPKAFKTKPSFPKSSSPCLSLHGYGKSSTLAYDYSHDAEAAHMAATAILNLSTRCWEKPENLSIKPQNKEMDIEVDENGTLDLSMKKPIKREGSVSGTSPGVRSPDPSSSSSSSLHHGGNSGMTSPNLHAYKQEDWEGPLDFTKPNRQREEEADELEHTGQSYVSSDLEDCDTMPGCLEERTYPGEVTTPSFKVKFQPKDTKKELLSCPTPGCDGSGHITGNYASHRSLSGCPLADKSLRSLMAAHTPELKCPTPGCDGSGHITGNYSSHRRCPVPGCDSLGHISGKYATHRSAYGCPLAARRQKEGLLNGTPFNWKAFKTEGPTCPTPGCDGSGHANGSFLTHRSLSGCPRALYAKKKAKFPTEDYLSTKFRATDVLDNDEDIKQLNKEISDLSESNNEMEADMVNLQTQISSMEKNLKSIEHENKMIEEQNEALFVELSGLSRALIRSLANIRLPHMQEPITEQNFDRYVSTLTDMYTNKDCFQSPENKALLESINKAVKGIKV encoded by the exons ATGAAGCTGTGCCGCACTTTTCTAG AAAATGAGTTTCGGGGTGAGCTGGTGAACCAGCGGTGGACACGAGGCGAGAGGACCAGCAGCCGCTGTCAGGCCTCACAGAGACTGCAGAGCCGTCGACCAATCATG ATGAGTGTGGAGGGCGACGACAAACGAACTCGCACTCGGTCCAAAGGAATCAGAG TTCCTATTGAGCTTGTAGGACAAGAGCTGAG CTGCCCCACCCCTGGATGCAATGGCTCCGGCCATATCAGTGGGAGATACTCACGACACAGAAG CCTATTGGGTTGCCCCATAGCAAGAAAGCGCCGTCTGGAGGAAGCAGAGGCCGAGCAGGAGCAAGAACAGGAACCAGAGAGGCCTGCCTCCAAGAGGAAGTCCCACCCCCTGAAACTGGCCCTGGACGAGGGCTTCAGCGCAGAGAGCGACGCCAGCAGCGAGGCCGAAGGAGACAAGGATGGAGAGAAAGCTGAGGAGGCCAAGGGGACAgcaaaggaggaagaggagaaggatgCAGGGGTAGAGGAAGAGGAGTACCTTACACAGGACGGGCAGACAAACGGACAAGAAGAGGAGGCGGAGCAGAAGGACGAGGAGGAGCCACGTCAGAAAGGTGGGAAAG AGGAAGAGTGTGTGATGGTGGAGTCCGAGCTCGAACCAGCGTCACCTGCAGCCGAGGAGTCTCCCTCACAGAGCACCGAGGAGGTGGCCAACTCGCTCCTCCACCTGGGCCGAGTCTCCAACAGCATCACTGGAAGCATGGCCACTCAGCCGACTGTTGCTATGGAGACTGAAGATGTCGGCGTGGCAGCTGAACAGGGTGAAGGAGTAGAAGATGAGCAGGAGGGGGGCAGGAGTGAAGGGGAACAGGAGGTGGCACACAGAGTTCAAGTGCTGGAGGAGTCATCTGTTCTGCAGAGGGAGGCAGCCGACGTGGAGGATGAGCAACAGGAGCACGAAGACTGCAGCAACCACGAGAGCCCGGAGTATCAGGCCCACGGGATCCGCCATGGACACATCAAATGTGAAGAGGATGTGGAAGAGATCATTGTGTCAGTGCAGCAGAGGCAAGAAGacgaggaggatgaagaggagcacAGGGGCCACGCTCTCTCCATATCTGACGTGCCAACTGCCGTCCGCACCATCACcagcacagcagcagctcagggAACACACATCAAGACTGAAGACCACAGGGCCAGTCCGCTGGAGGACCACAACTCACACCAGACAAGTCCAGTCCAGAACCACAACACCAACAGAGCCAGTCCGCTGGACAGATATGACACACATAAACCTAGCTCACTTCAAAACTACAAGACCAGCCCTTCTCTAAGCTACAGCTCCCACAGGGCCAGTCCATTCGAGGACTACTTCCCCATGCCCAGAGGGGATAACTACAACATCCACAAGGCCTCATCCTCGGCCTCCCCCGACATCATCGAAGTGCGATCAGATAAGTCAGAGGAGAGAGAGTTGGACATGGACATGGACGGAGACATGGAGCGGGATGACGAGGACAGCCTGTCGCAGCGTTCCACCGACGTGACCGACGAGTCGGAGATGTTTGACATGACCCGAGGGAACCTGGGTCTGCTGGAGCAAGCCATCGCCCTGAAAGCAGAGCAGGTGAAGCCAGCCGGCCCCAGAGAGTTTCTCCGGGCCCCTGACATCCACCATCAGCGATACTTCACCATTGAGGACAGGCCCAAGCACCTGGACGTCCTCCGCAAGAGCTACTTTAGCAAAG AGAGCACCCTGCCAGAGAAAAGAGAGATCAAGTGTCCCACGCCGGGGTGTGATGGGACGGGCCACGTGACTGGTCTGTACCCCCACCACCGCAGCCTGTCAGGCTGTCCACACAAGGACAGGATCCCCCCAGAGA TTCTGGCCATGCATGAAAATGTGCTGAAGTGTCCAACTCCTGGCTGCACTGGTCAGGGCCATGTAAACAGCAACCGCAACACACACCGCAG TCTGTCTGGTTGCCCCATCGCTGCTGCAGAGAAGCTGTCCAAGAGCCACGACAAGCAGCATCTCGCTCAGCCAGGCGGCGAGCATCTCAAGGGAAGCCCCAACGACAGGGTCCTGAG CTCCATCCTGACGTCCTCTCCCCCTCCGCCCTGCAGGCCCATGTGCTTTGTGAAGCAACTGGAGGTGCCCCAGTACGGCAGCTACAAGCCCAACATGGCGCCCTCCACGCCCCGCGCCAATCTGGCCAAGGAGCTGGAGAAGTACTCCAAGGTCTCCTTCGATTATGCAAGCTTTGACGCTCAAGTGTTCGGGAAGCGTATGCTTGCTCCAAAGATGACCACCAGCGAAACTTCACCCAAAGCCTTCAAAA CTAAACCCTCATTCCCCAAGTCGTCTTCACCCTGCCTCAGTCTCCATGGTTATGGGAAGAGTTCCACCTTGGCCTATGACTACTCCCACGATGCCGAAGCTGCTCACATGGCTGCCACAGCCATCCTCAACCTGTCCACTCGCTGCTGGGAGAAGCCCGAGAACCTCAGCATCAAACCACAGAACAAG GAAATGGACATTGAGGTGGACGAAAACGGCACCCTGGACCTGAGTATGAAGAAACCCATCAAACGAGAGGGCAGTGTGTCAGGCACCAGTCCTGGGGTTCGGTCCCCAGacccttcttcctcctcctcttcttcgcTCCATCATGGTGGAAACAGCGGAATGACATCACCAAACCTACATGCATACAAGCAGGAGGACTGGGAGGGGCCTCTGGATTTCACTAAACCCAACCGCCAAAGGGAGGAGGAAGCAGATGAG CTGGAGCACACCGGCCAGTCGTATGTTTCATCAGACCTGGAGGACTGTGACACGATGCCGGGCTGTCTGGAGGAGAGGACTTACCCAGGAGAGGTCACCACCCCAAGCTTCAAGGTCAAGTTTCAGCCCAAGGATACGAAGAAGGAGCTGCTCTC GTGCCCCACACCTGGCTGTGATGGCAGCGGCCACATCACTGGAAACTATGCTTCCCATCGCAG TCTGTCTGGGTGTCCTCTCGCTGATAAGAGCCTTCGGTCCCTCATGGCGGCCCACACCCCCGAACTCAA ATGCCCAACTCCAGGATGCGATGGCTCAGGTCACATCACAGGAAACTACTCCTCTCATAGAAG ATGCCCGGTGCCCGGCTGTGACAGCCTGGGCCACATCAGCGGCAAGTACGCCACGCACCGCAGCGCCTACGGGTGTCCGCTGGCAGCCCGCAGGCAGAAGGAGGGGCTCCTGAACGGCACGCCCTTCAACTGGAAGGCCTTCAAGACAGAGGGGCCGACCTGCCCCACCCCGGGCTGTGATGGATCCGGACATGCTAACGGAAGCTTCCTCACACACCGCAG CCTCTCAGGATGCCCCAGAGCCTTGTATGCCAAGAAGAAGGCTAAGTTCCCCACAGAGGACTACTTGAGCACCAAGTTCAGAGCCACTGATG TTTTGGACAACGATGAGGACATCAAGCAGCTCAACAAAGAAATTAGCGACCTCAGTGAATCCAACAATGAAATGGAGGCTGACATGGTCAACCTGCAGACTCAG ATCTCCTCCATGGAGAAGAACCTGAAGAGCATCGAGCACGAGAACAAGATGATCGAGGAGCAGAACGAAGCTCTCTTCGTGGAGCTGTCCGGTCTGAGCCGAGCCCTCATCCGCAGCCTCGCAAACATCCGCCTGCCGCACATG CAGGAGCCTATCACCGAGCAGAACTTCGACCGCTACGTGAGCACCTTGACCGACATGTACACCAACAAGGACTGCTTCCAGAGCCCCGAGAACAAGGCCCTGCTGGAGAGCATCAACAAAGCTGTGAAGGGCATCAAAGTCTGA
- the myt1b gene encoding myelin transcription factor 1 isoform X1 yields the protein MKLCRTFLENEFRGELVNQRWTRGERTSSRCQASQRLQSRRPIMMSVEGDDKRTRTRSKGIRVPIELVGQELSCPTPGCNGSGHISGRYSRHRSLLGCPIARKRRLEEAEAEQEQEQEPERPASKRKSHPLKLALDEGFSAESDASSEAEGDKDGEKAEEAKGTAKEEEEKDAGVEEEEYLTQDGQTNGQEEEAEQKDEEEPRQKGGKEEECVMVESELEPASPAAEESPSQSTEEVANSLLHLGRVSNSITGSMATQPTVAMETEDVGVAAEQGEGVEDEQEGGRSEGEQEVAHRVQVLEESSVLQREAADVEDEQQEHEDCSNHESPEYQAHGIRHGHIKCEEDVEEIIVSVQQRQEDEEDEEEHRGHALSISDVPTAVRTITSTAAAQGTHIKTEDHRASPLEDHNSHQTSPVQNHNTNRASPLDRYDTHKPSSLQNYKTSPSLSYSSHRASPFEDYFPMPRGDNYNIHKASSSASPDIIEVRSDKSEERELDMDMDGDMERDDEDSLSQRSTDVTDESEMFDMTRGNLGLLEQAIALKAEQVKPAGPREFLRAPDIHHQRYFTIEDRPKHLDVLRKSYFSKESTLPEKREIKCPTPGCDGTGHVTGLYPHHRSLSGCPHKDRIPPEILAMHENVLKCPTPGCTGQGHVNSNRNTHRSLSGCPIAAAEKLSKSHDKQHLAQPGGEHLKGSPNDRVLSSILTSSPPPPCRPMCFVKQLEVPQYGSYKPNMAPSTPRANLAKELEKYSKVSFDYASFDAQVFGKRMLAPKMTTSETSPKAFKTKPSFPKSSSPCLSLHGYGKSSTLAYDYSHDAEAAHMAATAILNLSTRCWEKPENLSIKPQNKEMDIEVDENGTLDLSMKKPIKREGSVSGTSPGVRSPDPSSSSSSSLHHGGNSGMTSPNLHAYKQEDWEGPLDFTKPNRQREEEADELEHTGQSYVSSDLEDCDTMPGCLEERTYPGEVTTPSFKVKFQPKDTKKELLSCPTPGCDGSGHITGNYASHRSLSGCPLADKSLRSLMAAHTPELKCPTPGCDGSGHITGNYSSHRSLSGCPRAKKSGIKTPTKDNQEDSELLKCPVPGCDSLGHISGKYATHRSAYGCPLAARRQKEGLLNGTPFNWKAFKTEGPTCPTPGCDGSGHANGSFLTHRSLSGCPRALYAKKKAKFPTEDYLSTKFRATDVLDNDEDIKQLNKEISDLSESNNEMEADMVNLQTQISSMEKNLKSIEHENKMIEEQNEALFVELSGLSRALIRSLANIRLPHMQEPITEQNFDRYVSTLTDMYTNKDCFQSPENKALLESINKAVKGIKV from the exons ATGAAGCTGTGCCGCACTTTTCTAG AAAATGAGTTTCGGGGTGAGCTGGTGAACCAGCGGTGGACACGAGGCGAGAGGACCAGCAGCCGCTGTCAGGCCTCACAGAGACTGCAGAGCCGTCGACCAATCATG ATGAGTGTGGAGGGCGACGACAAACGAACTCGCACTCGGTCCAAAGGAATCAGAG TTCCTATTGAGCTTGTAGGACAAGAGCTGAG CTGCCCCACCCCTGGATGCAATGGCTCCGGCCATATCAGTGGGAGATACTCACGACACAGAAG CCTATTGGGTTGCCCCATAGCAAGAAAGCGCCGTCTGGAGGAAGCAGAGGCCGAGCAGGAGCAAGAACAGGAACCAGAGAGGCCTGCCTCCAAGAGGAAGTCCCACCCCCTGAAACTGGCCCTGGACGAGGGCTTCAGCGCAGAGAGCGACGCCAGCAGCGAGGCCGAAGGAGACAAGGATGGAGAGAAAGCTGAGGAGGCCAAGGGGACAgcaaaggaggaagaggagaaggatgCAGGGGTAGAGGAAGAGGAGTACCTTACACAGGACGGGCAGACAAACGGACAAGAAGAGGAGGCGGAGCAGAAGGACGAGGAGGAGCCACGTCAGAAAGGTGGGAAAG AGGAAGAGTGTGTGATGGTGGAGTCCGAGCTCGAACCAGCGTCACCTGCAGCCGAGGAGTCTCCCTCACAGAGCACCGAGGAGGTGGCCAACTCGCTCCTCCACCTGGGCCGAGTCTCCAACAGCATCACTGGAAGCATGGCCACTCAGCCGACTGTTGCTATGGAGACTGAAGATGTCGGCGTGGCAGCTGAACAGGGTGAAGGAGTAGAAGATGAGCAGGAGGGGGGCAGGAGTGAAGGGGAACAGGAGGTGGCACACAGAGTTCAAGTGCTGGAGGAGTCATCTGTTCTGCAGAGGGAGGCAGCCGACGTGGAGGATGAGCAACAGGAGCACGAAGACTGCAGCAACCACGAGAGCCCGGAGTATCAGGCCCACGGGATCCGCCATGGACACATCAAATGTGAAGAGGATGTGGAAGAGATCATTGTGTCAGTGCAGCAGAGGCAAGAAGacgaggaggatgaagaggagcacAGGGGCCACGCTCTCTCCATATCTGACGTGCCAACTGCCGTCCGCACCATCACcagcacagcagcagctcagggAACACACATCAAGACTGAAGACCACAGGGCCAGTCCGCTGGAGGACCACAACTCACACCAGACAAGTCCAGTCCAGAACCACAACACCAACAGAGCCAGTCCGCTGGACAGATATGACACACATAAACCTAGCTCACTTCAAAACTACAAGACCAGCCCTTCTCTAAGCTACAGCTCCCACAGGGCCAGTCCATTCGAGGACTACTTCCCCATGCCCAGAGGGGATAACTACAACATCCACAAGGCCTCATCCTCGGCCTCCCCCGACATCATCGAAGTGCGATCAGATAAGTCAGAGGAGAGAGAGTTGGACATGGACATGGACGGAGACATGGAGCGGGATGACGAGGACAGCCTGTCGCAGCGTTCCACCGACGTGACCGACGAGTCGGAGATGTTTGACATGACCCGAGGGAACCTGGGTCTGCTGGAGCAAGCCATCGCCCTGAAAGCAGAGCAGGTGAAGCCAGCCGGCCCCAGAGAGTTTCTCCGGGCCCCTGACATCCACCATCAGCGATACTTCACCATTGAGGACAGGCCCAAGCACCTGGACGTCCTCCGCAAGAGCTACTTTAGCAAAG AGAGCACCCTGCCAGAGAAAAGAGAGATCAAGTGTCCCACGCCGGGGTGTGATGGGACGGGCCACGTGACTGGTCTGTACCCCCACCACCGCAGCCTGTCAGGCTGTCCACACAAGGACAGGATCCCCCCAGAGA TTCTGGCCATGCATGAAAATGTGCTGAAGTGTCCAACTCCTGGCTGCACTGGTCAGGGCCATGTAAACAGCAACCGCAACACACACCGCAG TCTGTCTGGTTGCCCCATCGCTGCTGCAGAGAAGCTGTCCAAGAGCCACGACAAGCAGCATCTCGCTCAGCCAGGCGGCGAGCATCTCAAGGGAAGCCCCAACGACAGGGTCCTGAG CTCCATCCTGACGTCCTCTCCCCCTCCGCCCTGCAGGCCCATGTGCTTTGTGAAGCAACTGGAGGTGCCCCAGTACGGCAGCTACAAGCCCAACATGGCGCCCTCCACGCCCCGCGCCAATCTGGCCAAGGAGCTGGAGAAGTACTCCAAGGTCTCCTTCGATTATGCAAGCTTTGACGCTCAAGTGTTCGGGAAGCGTATGCTTGCTCCAAAGATGACCACCAGCGAAACTTCACCCAAAGCCTTCAAAA CTAAACCCTCATTCCCCAAGTCGTCTTCACCCTGCCTCAGTCTCCATGGTTATGGGAAGAGTTCCACCTTGGCCTATGACTACTCCCACGATGCCGAAGCTGCTCACATGGCTGCCACAGCCATCCTCAACCTGTCCACTCGCTGCTGGGAGAAGCCCGAGAACCTCAGCATCAAACCACAGAACAAG GAAATGGACATTGAGGTGGACGAAAACGGCACCCTGGACCTGAGTATGAAGAAACCCATCAAACGAGAGGGCAGTGTGTCAGGCACCAGTCCTGGGGTTCGGTCCCCAGacccttcttcctcctcctcttcttcgcTCCATCATGGTGGAAACAGCGGAATGACATCACCAAACCTACATGCATACAAGCAGGAGGACTGGGAGGGGCCTCTGGATTTCACTAAACCCAACCGCCAAAGGGAGGAGGAAGCAGATGAG CTGGAGCACACCGGCCAGTCGTATGTTTCATCAGACCTGGAGGACTGTGACACGATGCCGGGCTGTCTGGAGGAGAGGACTTACCCAGGAGAGGTCACCACCCCAAGCTTCAAGGTCAAGTTTCAGCCCAAGGATACGAAGAAGGAGCTGCTCTC GTGCCCCACACCTGGCTGTGATGGCAGCGGCCACATCACTGGAAACTATGCTTCCCATCGCAG TCTGTCTGGGTGTCCTCTCGCTGATAAGAGCCTTCGGTCCCTCATGGCGGCCCACACCCCCGAACTCAA ATGCCCAACTCCAGGATGCGATGGCTCAGGTCACATCACAGGAAACTACTCCTCTCATAGAAG tctCTCTGGGTGCCCGCGTGCCAAGAAAAGTGGAATTAAAACTCCTACCAAGGACAACCAGGAGGACTCGGAGCTTTTAAA ATGCCCGGTGCCCGGCTGTGACAGCCTGGGCCACATCAGCGGCAAGTACGCCACGCACCGCAGCGCCTACGGGTGTCCGCTGGCAGCCCGCAGGCAGAAGGAGGGGCTCCTGAACGGCACGCCCTTCAACTGGAAGGCCTTCAAGACAGAGGGGCCGACCTGCCCCACCCCGGGCTGTGATGGATCCGGACATGCTAACGGAAGCTTCCTCACACACCGCAG CCTCTCAGGATGCCCCAGAGCCTTGTATGCCAAGAAGAAGGCTAAGTTCCCCACAGAGGACTACTTGAGCACCAAGTTCAGAGCCACTGATG TTTTGGACAACGATGAGGACATCAAGCAGCTCAACAAAGAAATTAGCGACCTCAGTGAATCCAACAATGAAATGGAGGCTGACATGGTCAACCTGCAGACTCAG ATCTCCTCCATGGAGAAGAACCTGAAGAGCATCGAGCACGAGAACAAGATGATCGAGGAGCAGAACGAAGCTCTCTTCGTGGAGCTGTCCGGTCTGAGCCGAGCCCTCATCCGCAGCCTCGCAAACATCCGCCTGCCGCACATG CAGGAGCCTATCACCGAGCAGAACTTCGACCGCTACGTGAGCACCTTGACCGACATGTACACCAACAAGGACTGCTTCCAGAGCCCCGAGAACAAGGCCCTGCTGGAGAGCATCAACAAAGCTGTGAAGGGCATCAAAGTCTGA